From Thalassotalea psychrophila:
AACGTTCTGCATTTAGTGTCGCAACTGCAATTTTTTTACCGTTACTACAAGTTAATTCTTCAAATAATACTACTTCAGACATTTGTTAATCCTATCCGTTTACCCATTGTGGTTTACGTTTTTCAAGAAAGGCATTAACCCCCTCTTTTTGATCTTTGCTGTCAAATAAATCGACAAAAGCCTTACGTTCAACAGGTAGTGCATCAGCAATTGGCATTGAGCGATTCATTTGAATCAGGTTTTTACATGCAGCAACAGCTACAGGGCTTTGACGTGCAACTTTGTTGGCAAGTGCAATAGCAGCGTCTTTAGCTGTGCCTTTAGCAACAACTTCTTCAACTAGACCAATACGTAGTGCCGTTTGCGCGTCTACACGTTCACCACATAAAATCATACGCTTAGTCCAACCTTCGCCAACTAGTATATGCAAGTTTTGCGTTCCACCAGCACATGGCAACAAACCAACCGAAGCTTCAGGTAGTGCCATATTGGCATGTTCTTCAGCAATACGTAGATCACACGCTAAGGCAACTTCAAGTCCACCTCCCATTGACCAGCCATTAATAGCCGCAATAGACACGCCACGAAACTTAGATAATGTTTCAAATGCCTGACCAAATAAATTAGACATTAGTGTAGCTGTTTCTTTATCGCCATCAGCAAACAGGTTTAAATCAGCGCCGGCTGAAAAGAACTTTTCACCACCACCGGTAACAACTAACGCATAAACGTCTTTATCTTGGTTAAGCTCTTCAACCATAGTTGTTAAGGCAGATAAGCTTTCAACTGTCCAAGTATGGGCAGGAGGATTATTAAAAGTAATTACCGCTGTATTACCATTTTTTTCTAATTGTAATAAATCAGTCATAGGATAAAAAAACCTTATAAAATTTGGCCTGCGCCTTCAGTTAATAAACGACGTGAAACAATAAGACGCATGATCTCGTTGGTCCCTTCTAATATTTGGTGTACACGAACATCACGAAAGTGACGCTCTAATGGATACTCTTTGATATAACCATAACCACCATGAATTTGTAGGGCAGCATCACATACTTTAAAACCAATATCAGTTGCAAACTGTTTAGCCATTGCACAGTACGCTGTTTTTTCAGGATCATTACTGTCTAATTTGAATGCAGCCAAACGTACCATTTGACGTGCTGCAACCAATTCAGTAGCCATATCAGCTAACTTAAATTGCATCCCTTGAAAAGCTGCAATTGGCTTACCAAATTGCTCACGCTCTTGCATATACTCCATAGCAGTATTAAGTGCTTGCTGAGCTGTACCGATAGAACAAGTAGCAATATTAATACGACCGCCATCAAGACCTTTCATAGCAATAGCAAAACCTTCACCCTCTGCACCAAGTAAATTGGCAACAGGAATACGAACATCTTCAAAGGTTATTAAACGAGTAGGTTGTGCATTCCAACCAAGTTTTTCTTCGGCTTTTCCGTAGATAACGCCAGCGGCATTAGCAGGAATAACTACCGCAGAAATCCCCTTAGCTCCTGGACCACCAGTGCGTACCATAGCAACTAGAACATCTGTTTCTCCTGCGCCTGAGATAAACATTTTTGAGCCATTAATCACATATTCATCACCATCTTTTTTACAAGAGGTACGAAGTGCTGCGGCATCAGATCCTGCACCAGGTTCAGTTAAACAGTAAGAAGCCAGTTGTTGACCACTGACTAAACCTTCACACCATTCATCTTTAACAGTATCGGTGCCCCAAGTGGCTATCATCCAAGTAGCCATGTTATGGATTGTGATCATTGCTGTTGTGGCGGTACACCCCATAGACAATTGTTCAAAAATAATTGACGAGTCTAAACGTGATAAGCCTAAGCCTCCGGCATCTTCAGGGCTATATAAACCACAAAACCCCAGTTCTCCAGCCTTAGCAATAACGTCTTTTGGGAAAATATGTTCGCTGTCCCATTTAGCGGCTAAAGGTGCGAATTCAGCTTGCGCAAATTGGCTAGCCATATCAGCAAACATCTGCTGATCTTCAGATAAGTTAAAATTCATTGGTAGTTCCTGATCTTGAATCAAAGCTCTATAGTTCAATTAAAGAACAATAATTCGTTTTTACATACAGAAACCGCAACAAAAGCTGCGGTTATTTAATTTTGTTTTAACTAAAGCATCTCAACTGCGATTGCTGTAGCTTCACCGCCACCAATACAAAGTGTGGCAACACCTTTACTTAAGCTGCGTTGTTTTAATGCATGGATAAGCGTTACGATAATACGAGCACCACTTGCACCAATAGGATGACCAAGTGCACATGCACCACCATGAACGTTAACTTTTTCATTGTCTAAATCTAGTTCTTTGATCGCAAGCATAGTTACCATGGCAAACGCTTCATTGATTTCAAATAAATCAACATCATCGACAGACCAACCGATACGGGCGAATAACTTATTAACAGCACCAACTGGCGCTACAGTAAATTCACTTGGTTTTTGTGCATGGTTAGTATGGCCAACAATTTTACAAAGAGGAGTTAACCCACGCTTTTCAGCATCAGATAAACGCATTAGTACCATTGCTGCAGCACCATCTGAAATAGAGCTTGAATTAGCGGCTGTAATTGTACCATCACGCTTAAAAGCAGCACGCAATGAAGGGATTTTTTCTGGACGGGCATTACCAGGTTGCTCATCTGTATCTACTGTTACATCACCACGACGTGTTTTATATGTAACAGGTGTAATTTCATTTTTAAAATGACCTGCAGCAATAGCAGCATTAGCCTTTGCTAATGAAGAAATGGCAAATGCATCCATGTCTTCACGCGTAAAGTTAACGTCGTCAGCTGTTTCTTGGGCAAAACAGCCCATAGCAATGCCGTCGTAGGCATTTTCTAAGCCATCAAACATCATGTGGTCAATAACTTGGCCATGGCCCATGCGCATTCCGCCACGAGCTTTAGGTAATAAATAAGGTGCTTGTGACATGCTTTCAAAACCACCTGCGACGGCTACATCAATACTGCCAGCAGCAATTGAATCAAATGCATTCATTGTCGCTTTCATACCTGAGCCACAAACTTTACTTACTGTAGAACATACAGTGCCAAGATCTAAATCTGCGCCAAGAGCTGCTTGACGAGCCGGCGCTTGTTTCAAGCCTGCGGCAAGCACACACCCCATAACAACTTCATCAATCTGGTCTGAAGCTAAGTTGGCTTGAGATACAGCCGCACGAATTGCTTGTGCGCCTAATGTTGGCGAAGCAACATCGCTAAGTGCGCCCATAAAACCACCCATAGGTGTTCTAACTGCTGATACGATTACGATAGGATCTGATAATGACATGCAAATTGTCCTTTATTTAAATGAATTCTTAGATAATAAATTTTCGCATTAGGGTACAATATTTTTCAAGTTTACGCCAACGTAAAGCTCATACAAAATAAGTAGAATTGTAGTCAATTCGTGACGATCAGTAGAAATACCTTCTTAATCGGCTTTATATTCGCCATTAGCACTTTTCATATTTCATCAATAATTAAGAACTACAAACATCAAAAGTTTACCTTTACGTAAACTACCTCTTTAGATATACTCAATTCAAATTATTAATAGAATAATCTAATGGCAACTCAAAAAACTGCAACTTTTTCAATTGGCGATCTCGCTAAAGAATTTGATATTACCACTCGTAGTATCCGTTTTTATGAAGATCAGGGGTTAGTCATTCCAGAGCGTAAAGGCCAAACTCGTATTTATAATAGACGTGACCGTGTGAGGTTAAAGTTAATATTACGCGGTAAGCGCCTAGGCTTTTCATTAGCTGAAACTGGTAAATTATTTGAATTGTATGATGCAGATAAAACCAGTACTAGCCAGCTAGATACTATAAAACAGCTAATTTCAGATAAAAAAACAGCATTAATTCAGCAACTCGATGACATTAAAGTGGTGTTAATGGAATTAGACACATTAGAGAAGCGTTGTGAAATGGCGCATAAAGAATTAAACCAAAGCAATAATTTAAACTAAAATAGTAATAAATATTATTTTAAGTACATAAAATACATTATTAAAGGAACCAGCATGATTTCTACATTTTCATCATTAAACTTCAACTTAGGCGAAACCGTGGACATGATCCGCGACACAGTTAACTCATTTGCTCGCGATGAAATAGCACCTCGTGCTGAACAAATTGACATTGATAATGAATTTCCAGCAGATTTATGGCGTAAATTTGGTGATTTAGGCTTATTAGGCATGACCGTTGAAGAACAATATGGTGGTTCAGATTTAGGTTATTTAGAGCACATGGTAGCAATGCAAGAAATCAGTCGAGCATCAGCTTCTGTTGGCCTAAGTTACGGCGCTATGTCTAACCTTTGCTTAAATCAATTAAGTAAAAATGGTAGTCATGAGCAAAAAATGAAATATCTGCCTAAACTTTGTTCTGGTGAGCATATTGGCGCACTTGCAATGTCAGAGCCGAACGCGGGTTCAGACGTAGTTAGTATGAAATTACGCGCCGATAAGAAAGGTGATAAATATATTTTAAACGGCAACAAAATGTGGATCACCAATGGTCCAGATGCCAATGTTTATGTAGTTTATGCAAAAACCGATATTAATGCGGGCTCCAAAGGTATGACAGCCTTTATCGTTGAACGTGACTACCCTGGTTTTTCTCGTCATCAAAAACTCGATAAATTAGGTATGCGTGGTTCTAATACTTGTGAGCTTGTTTTCCAAGATTGTGAAGTGCCAGCTGAAAATATTTTAGGTGAAGAAGGCAAAGGCGTACGTGTATTAATGTCAGGTTTAGACTACGAGCGTGTTGTTCTGTCTGGTGGACCATTAGGTATTATGGATGCTTGTATGGATTTAGTTGTTCCTTACATTCATGACCGTAAACAATTTGGCCAATCTATTGGTGAGTTTCAATTAATCCAAGGTAAAATTGCCGATATGTACACTCAAATGAATGCAGCAAAATCATATGCATACATGGTTGCCATGGCATGTGACCGTGGTGAAACTACCCGCAAAGATGCAGCAGCCGTTATTTTATATTCAGCGGAACTTGCTACTAAAATGGCATTAGATGCAATTCAATTACTTGGTGGCAATGGTTACATTAATGAATTCCCAGCAGGTCGTTTATTACGTGATGCTAAGCTTTATGAAATTGGCGCAGGTACTTCTGAAATTCGTCGTATGCTTATTGGCCGTGAATTATTTTCAGAGTCAAAATAAGTAAAAGAATAAAGGGGTCAGTACCCATTAATTTAAAGGGTACTGACCCCATTAAAATTTCAAACAAATTATAAGGTTAGCACCGTGGCTAAAATAACCAGTAAAATCAACGTTCGCAGCCAAGACTTTGCCGATAATGCAACGCATATGCAAGCACAGGTAGACGACTTAAAAACTAAACTAGACAATATTAAACTAGGTGGCGGCGAGAAAAGTCGAGAACGCCATTTAAGCCGCGGTAAATTATTACCACGCGACCGTGTTTATAACCTTTTAGATTCAGGTTCACCTTTTTTAGAGTTTTCTCAGCTCGCTGCCAACGATGTATATAAAGACAACATTCCAGCAGCAGGGATCATTACCGGTATTGGCCGTGTGGGTGGTCAAGAATGTGTCATCGTTGCTAATGATGCCACGGTAAAAGGTGGTACTTATTACCCGCTAACAGTTAAAAAGCATATTCGTGCACAAACTATTGCCTTAGAGAATAACTTACCTTGTATTTACCTCGTTGACTCTGGTGGTGCAAACTTGCCAAATCAAGACGATGTATTCCCTGACAGAGAACATTTTGGTCGTATTTTCTTTAACCAAGCGAATATGTCTGCACAAAACATTCCACAAATTGCAGTTGTAATGGGCTCTTGTACTGCTGGTGGTGCTTATGTACCAGCTATGGCCGATGAATCTATTATTGTTAAAGAACAAGGCACCATATTTTTGGCTGGTCCGCCACTGGTTAAAGCTGCAACAGGTGAAGTTGTTAGTGCTGAAGACCTAGGTGGTGCTGACGTTCATTGTCGTACTTCTGGTGTTTCAGATCATATGGCTCAAAACGATCATCATGCATTGCAAATTGCTCGTCAAACTATTGCTAATTTAAACCGCGTTAAGCCGGTTCAAATGAACATTGAAGAAGTAAAAGAGCCAATGTATGACAGTAAAGAGATTTACGGCATTATTCCTAAAGATTCTCGTCAGCCTTATGATGTACGTGAAGTTATTGCTCGCGTAGTTGACGGCAGTGAATTTGATGAATTTAAAGCATTATACGGTACAACGCTTGTATGTGGCTTTGCACGTATTTTCGGCTATCCAGTAGGCATTGTCGCTAATAACGGGATACTCTTCGGTGAATCTGCACAAAAAGGCGCTCATTTTGTTGAGTTATGTGCACAACGAAAAATACCACTAATTTTCCTACAAAACATTACCGGTTTCATGGTTGGTAAACAATATGAAACAGGTGGCATAGCGAAACATGGTGCCAAAATGGTTACCGCTGTTGCTTGTGCTAAGGTTCCTAAATTTACCGTGCTTATTGGTGGTAGTTTTGGTGCAGGTAATTACGGTATGTGTGGTCGTTCTTATGACCCTCGTTTCTTATTTATGTGGCCAAATGCTCGTATCTCAGTAATGGGCGGTGAACAAGCGGCAGGCGTTTTAGCTCAAGTTAAACGCGATCAAAAAACCAAAGCAGGTGAAGATTGGAGTGTTGAAGCTGAAGCTGAATTTAAACAACCAATAATTGATACCTACGAAAAACAAGGTCACCCATATTATGCCTCAGCCCGCCTTTGGGATGATGGTGTTATTGATCCTAGTGAAACCAGACAAGTATTAGGTTTAGCAATTTCAGCCTCGTTAAATAAAGAAATCGAAGATACCCGCTTCGGTATCTTTAGAATGTAGGACAGAATTGATGAATGATAATAAAGTATTACTAGACATAGATAATCGCGGTATTGCTACCGTTACTTTAAACAATCCAGACAAACATAATGCCTTTGATGACGCTGTAATTAACGAGCTAACCAATACCTTTAATACCATTGCAAGTAATGAAAACGTTAGAGCAATGGTATTGGCATCAACCGGAAAAAGCTTTTCAGCGGGTGCTGATTTAGGTTGGATGAAGCGCATGGCAAGTTATTCTTATGAAGAAAACTTAAAAGATGCCAATGCCTTAGCTAATATGCTTAAAGTCCTTAATTTTATGCCAATGCCAACCATTGCTAAAGTGCAAGGGGCTGCTTTTGGCGGTGCAGTCGGGTTAGTAAGTTGCTGTGATATTGCCATTGCCTCAGAAAAAGCTAGCTTTTGCTTAAGTGAAGTAAAACTAGGCCTTATTCCAGCAACTATTAGTCCATACGTGGTAAACGCTATGGGGCTAAAAGCCTGTCGTCGATATTTTCAAACTGCTGAGCGTTTTTTTGCTAGCAAGGCTGAGCAAATAGGCTTAGTCGACGAAGTCTGCGCTGTCGATGAGCTTGATGATAACGTTGAGGCTATGCTGTCAGTATTATTACAAAATAGTCCAGCAGCAGTAAAACAAGCTAAGCAACTTGCTTTTGATGTGGCATACCAGCCAATAAATGATGAATTATTACAAGATACTAGTAAGCGTATTGCCGCAATTCGAGTGTCACTAGAAGGTCAAGAAGGGTTAACTTCATTTTTTGAAAAACGCCCTGCCGCCTGGATAACAAAATAGGATCGATACAACAATGTTTACTAAAATATTAATTGCAAACCGTGGTGAAATTGCTTGTCGCATTATTAAAACAGCTCGTGAAATGGGCATTTTAACTGTTGCAGTTTATTCTGATGCAGATGCCGATTCTTTACACGTGAATATGGCCGATGAAGCCATTCATATAGGTGGTTCTCCTTCTCGAGAAAGTTACTTACTTGGTGATAAAGTTATTGAAGCGGCAATAAGAACTGGCGCACAGGCTATTCATCCTGGTTATGGTTTCTTATCTGAAAATGCAGATTTTTGCCGAAAATGTGCCAAACAAAATATTATTTTCATTGGCCCTCCTGTTCCTGCAATTGAAGCTATGGGTTCAAAGTCTGCAGCGAAAGTTATCATGGAAAAGGCCAATGTACCTTTAGTTCCTGGTTATCATGGCGATGATCAAAATCCAGCCATTATAAAAAAAGCGGCTGATGATATGGGTTATCCTGTATTACTTAAAGCCACAGCTGGTGGCGGTGGTAAAGGCATGCGTCAAGTTTGGTCAGAAAGTGAATTTGAAGAAGCTTTAGCCGCTGCAAAACGAGAATCTTTATCATCATTCGGTGACGATACTATGTTGGTTGAAAAATATTTAACCCAACCTCGTCACGTCGAAATCCAAGTATTTTGCGATAACCATGGCAATGCTGTTTATTTATTCGAACGCGACTGTTCTGTACAGCGTCGCCATCAAAAAGTGATAGAAGAAGCGCCAGCGCCAAACATGAGCGTAGAGCTACGCCAGAAAATGGGTGAGTCAGCAATTCAATCTGCGAAAGCAATCGGTTACCAGGGTGCTGGAACAGTTGAATTTTTGCTTGATGTTGACGGTTCATTCTACTTTATGGAAATGAATACACGTTTGCAGGTAGAGCACCCGGTTACTGAAATGATCTCAGGCCAAGATTTAGTTGAGTGGCAGCTTCGTGTTGCCGCTGATGAGACCCTTCCGTTAAAGCAAAATGAACTTGTACTTAATGGCCATGCTTTTGAAGCGCGAATTTATGCTGAAGATCCAAATAACGACTTCTTACCTGCTACAGGTAAATTAAGCTATTTAAGAACACCTGCAGAAAATGAGCATGTGCGTATTGATACCGGTGTTCGCCAAGGTGATGACGTCAGTGTTTTCTATGATCCGATGATCGCAAAATTAATTGTTTGGGGTGAAAACCGTGAAAAAGCCCTACAGTTATTAGCTAAATCGTTAATGGAATACCGAATTCAAGGTGTTACCACTAATATCGACTTTCTTTATAACTTAGCTACGGCTAAGCCCTTTCAGCAAGCTGATATAGATACTGGGTTTATCGAAAAACATCATGATTTAATTTTTCATGATGACGAGAAAACACTTTCTGACGAACTGCCAATTGCTGCACTTTATTTAGTATTAGCACAAGCTAACAAAGCAAAGGCGATTGCGCAGAACACAAATGACCCGCATTCTCCGTGGAATGCCACCAACGCATGGCGACTCAACGAATCTCATATTCATGCATTTGAATTAGAGCATAACGATATAATTTATCCAGTAAATGTTGAAGAAAAACGCCAAGGTAGTAGTACGTTTTATTTAATCACAGTCGCTGGTAAAACTGTTGATTGTCAGGGGCACATAGATGGCGACACGTTATTTGCTAACGTAAATGGCTATCGCTTCAATGCTACTGTTGGTGAAAATCTTGGTCAATATAGCCTATTTAGACAAACTGGAGTGATTCATTTTACTAAAGTTGAACCAGACTGTGGTGATGCAAGCAATGAGCAAAGTGGTGGCGGTCTAACAGCACCAATGAATGGCACTATGGTGACATTATTAGCCGCTGTAGGTGAAACAGTTAAAAAAGATCAACCATTACTAATCATGGAAGCAATGAAAATGGAACATACTATTCGTGCACCAAATAATGGTAGTGTTAGCGAATTTTACTTCAATGTTGGTGATATGGTTGATGGTGGCGCTGAATTATTAGCGTTTACTGCAGAAGTTGAGAGTGAATAATCATGACTATTGTAACTAGCGGCGCAGGGAACTCTTTGCCTAAACAAGTGAAAATTGTTGAAGTTGGCCCTAGAGATGGCTTACAAAACGAAGCGAAACTTATCAGTGCAGAAGACAAAATTTCTCTTATAGAGCAATTGGCTAATGCCGGCGTAAGCTATATTGAAAGTGGTAGTTTTGTATCTCCTAAATGGGTGCCACAAATGGCTACATCAACTGATGTTTTTAACGGCATCAATCGTCTAGATGGTATTACTTATGCGGCACTTACACCAAATATGAAAGGTTTTGAAAGTGCGATTGCGGTTAATGCTGATGAAGTTGCTATTTTTGGTGCCGCTTCAGAATCATTTAGCCAAAAGAATATTAATTGTTCAATTGATGAATCTTTAGAGCGTTTTTTACCCGTTATTGCTGCGGCAAAACAGCATGGATTGAAAGTGCGCGGTTATGTTTCTTGTGTAGTTGGCTGCCCTTATGAAGGAGATATAGCACCTGAGCAAGTGGCAATTGTTGCTAAAAAGCTATTTGATATGGGTTGTTATGAAATATCTCTTGGCGATACCATAGGTGTTGGTACCGTACATTCAGTAAAAGCAATGCTAGACGCGGTAAGTCAGCAAGTGCCAATAGAGAATATAGCGGTACACTTCCATGATACATATGGACAAGCGCTTACTAACATTTACGCGGCATTAAGTAGTGGTGTAAGTGTGGTAGATTCTGCAATAGCCGGTCTTGGAGGCTGTCCTTATGCTAAAGGCGCATCGGGTAATGTTGCAACCGAAGACGTGGTTTATTTACTTAATGGCTTAGGTATTAAGCATGGTATAGATTTTGATAAATTACTGCAGGCCGGTTGGTTTATTTCAGATAAATTAGATAAGGCCCCTATTTCAAAAGTGTCTAATGCAATGCGGGCAAAACAGTAATAATAAATCGTATAAAATAAATGTAGCCAGTAGTTAAACTACTGGCTTTTTTGATGGCTTAATTTTTATTCAGCTATAATTCATGTGTTACATGTAATTCGGGTAAATCGAGTTCAAACAACGCTTTGTTATTTTTGATAGAAAAAGGCCAGTTCTCAGACACTTTATCAAAATGCTGTATATCTTCAAAATCATAGTAAGAATCCCATCTATATCCGACTTTAATCTCACCTGATAACTGTTCAATAATTGTATCGGACACTTCAAATGTTTCCATTTTCACATGCGCTCTATCACAATATTGTTGCGACACTCTCGTCATGCGTTCATGAAATTTAAGTTTATTAAGAACCAAACCTTCGGTGATTACTTTAGATAGTGTATTCTTACAATTAAGATCGTGACCAAATAAATCTATTTCTACTTTAATTTTCTGATCCATCGTATAGCGCTCTATGATTATTTTTTTAATGCAAGGATCTTAACAAAGAACCAAAAGAAAATAAAAGTCATTTCGTAATATTACACAACCAATTACAAAAACTAGTTAAATAAAGAGTGTTTGGAAAATATCTATAAAATATAATTTATGATGAAGTTATTAACATCGTTAATAATTTCATTTGATTTCATGATATTAAACAATCCCATTAACCTTAGGTTTTATTGATAACTTTCTACAATTTTGGTTTAGAATAATAGTATTGGGTGAATGTTTTCTTATTATGGAACTGGCATATGTTTACGGAGCAAAAGTTTTTAGTGTTAATGGTAATTACTTTCATAACTATTATTAGCGTGTCAATGTCAAAAGCATTTGCCTATTCAGAAGCAAGTTATTCAGAAAATCCCTCCATGGTAGTAGTGGTGGTAACTAACCGATAATGTTAGTGAACGGTTAAGAGCAGATCTTTCTGCTCTTTTTTTTGCTCAGAGAAGAGCCATATGCAGAAATAACATGGATGTTTAAATTCCTATTTTGCTCATAATTAGCTGATTAAATTTGTTCATCTTGAAAATTTCTATATAATCCCCTTCATATTAAGCATGACAGCATAGAACTTGTCATCAATACTCCAATTTCATTAGGTATCGCATGACAAGTAAAGCAACTATCGGTTTAACTAATCCTAAAAGCCCAAGTAATGTAGGTGCTGTAATGCGCGCGAGTGGCTGTTACCAAGTAGATTCAGTTTTCTACGATGGAGGCCGTTATGCCTTTGCAAAGAAATTTCATACCGATACTCAAAATGCGCTATTAAACATCCCACTAGTTGAAACAAACCGTTTATTAGATGTAGTGCCTGATGGTGCTAAAGTTGTTTGTATTGATTTAGTTGAAGGTGCAGTTGCCCTGCCCGATTTTGAACACCCTGAAAATGCCTATTATATTTTTGGTCCTGAAGATGGCACGATTGAACAAGAAGTTATCGATAACGCAGATTCAGTAGTATATATACCTACCATAGGTTGCATGAATTTAGCCGCTACGGTAAATGTAGTTTTATACGACCGATTAGCAAAGTCAGAAAATAGAATTGGTGGTGACGAACTTATTAGAGAGAGTCGTGATACCAACAATACAGCAAAAGTAACAGTGAGCGGGTTATAAGGCTACTTGGTGCCAAATATTTTGTCACCTGCATCTCCAAGGCCAGGTATGATGTAGCCATGTTCATTCAAATGATCATCAATAGATGCTGTATATAAATCTATATCTGGATGCTTCTCTTCTAAGGCTTTAATGCCTTCTGGCGCTGCAACCAGAACTAAAGCGACGATATTTTTACAACCACGCTCTTTCAATAAATCGATTGTCGCTATCATAGAACCACCTGTGGCAAGCATAGGGTCAATAACCAGTGCTAGTCGCTCATCAATCTCACCAACAAGCTTTTCAAAATAAACAATTGGCTCGAACGTTTCTTCATTCCTGTACATGCCAACAACTGAAATTAAGGCGTTAGGGATCAGTTTTAGCACACCATCCATCATCCCTAAACCAGCACGTAGTATTGGTACGATGGTTACCTTTTTTCCTTTAATTTGTTGAACTGAAACTTGTCCGTTCCAGCTATCAATGGTTATATTTTCAAGTTCAAAGTTTTTTGATGCTTCATAGGTCAACAAACTGCCGACTTCGGATACTAATTCACGAAAATCCTTAGTACTGACATCGGCAACACGCATTAAACCCAATTTATGTTTTACTAACGGGTGATTTACTTCAAAAACGTTCATAATATTTCCCTATTAGGTTGTACATGGCCTTTAATATTATGGTTAATAAATTGTCATTTGTAATCTTAAATAGAAAAACTATTCAGCAGTGTTTACCTTACGCCCTCTTTTACGTATGGATTGCTACGTCGCTCCTCACCGAAGGTGCTCATAGGTCCGTGACCAGGAATAAACCTAACATCATCACCTAATGGCCATAAATTAGTTTTAATTGAATTTACTAAGGTTTCTTGGCAGCCTTTAGGAAAATCAGTACGACCAATTGAACCTTTAAATAACACATCGCCAACTTGAGCAAGTTTGGCCGTTTTACTGAAAAAAATCACATGCCCTGGCGTATGGCCAGGACAAAAATATACTTCTAATATCTCATTACCAACAGTTACATTATCCCCCTGCTCTAACCAACGACCTGTTTTAAACACCCTTGCTTCAGGAAAACCAAATTGTTGTATTTGTTGTGGGAAAATATCAATCCAAAACTGATCTGCTTTATGCGGACCTTCTATAGGCAAGTTTAATTTATCAGCAATATCTTGCGTGCCGCCAGCATGATCAACATGAGCGTGGGTTAACAACAATTTTGTTAACGTCACACCTTCATGCTCAGTCGCGGCGAGTAATCGGTTACTTTCTCCTCCAGGATCAATCAATGCTCCCTCCATGGTTTGATCGCACCATATTAAAGTGGCATTTTGTTGAAACTGGGTAACGGGAATTATTTTAAATTGCAGCATATTCAATAAATATTAAACTAAACGATGAAGACTATGATAAGC
This genomic window contains:
- a CDS encoding acetyl-CoA C-acyltransferase codes for the protein MSLSDPIVIVSAVRTPMGGFMGALSDVASPTLGAQAIRAAVSQANLASDQIDEVVMGCVLAAGLKQAPARQAALGADLDLGTVCSTVSKVCGSGMKATMNAFDSIAAGSIDVAVAGGFESMSQAPYLLPKARGGMRMGHGQVIDHMMFDGLENAYDGIAMGCFAQETADDVNFTREDMDAFAISSLAKANAAIAAGHFKNEITPVTYKTRRGDVTVDTDEQPGNARPEKIPSLRAAFKRDGTITAANSSSISDGAAAMVLMRLSDAEKRGLTPLCKIVGHTNHAQKPSEFTVAPVGAVNKLFARIGWSVDDVDLFEINEAFAMVTMLAIKELDLDNEKVNVHGGACALGHPIGASGARIIVTLIHALKQRSLSKGVATLCIGGGEATAIAVEML
- a CDS encoding enoyl-CoA hydratase; the protein is MTDLLQLEKNGNTAVITFNNPPAHTWTVESLSALTTMVEELNQDKDVYALVVTGGGEKFFSAGADLNLFADGDKETATLMSNLFGQAFETLSKFRGVSIAAINGWSMGGGLEVALACDLRIAEEHANMALPEASVGLLPCAGGTQNLHILVGEGWTKRMILCGERVDAQTALRIGLVEEVVAKGTAKDAAIALANKVARQSPVAVAACKNLIQMNRSMPIADALPVERKAFVDLFDSKDQKEGVNAFLEKRKPQWVNG
- a CDS encoding carboxyl transferase domain-containing protein, producing MAKITSKINVRSQDFADNATHMQAQVDDLKTKLDNIKLGGGEKSRERHLSRGKLLPRDRVYNLLDSGSPFLEFSQLAANDVYKDNIPAAGIITGIGRVGGQECVIVANDATVKGGTYYPLTVKKHIRAQTIALENNLPCIYLVDSGGANLPNQDDVFPDREHFGRIFFNQANMSAQNIPQIAVVMGSCTAGGAYVPAMADESIIVKEQGTIFLAGPPLVKAATGEVVSAEDLGGADVHCRTSGVSDHMAQNDHHALQIARQTIANLNRVKPVQMNIEEVKEPMYDSKEIYGIIPKDSRQPYDVREVIARVVDGSEFDEFKALYGTTLVCGFARIFGYPVGIVANNGILFGESAQKGAHFVELCAQRKIPLIFLQNITGFMVGKQYETGGIAKHGAKMVTAVACAKVPKFTVLIGGSFGAGNYGMCGRSYDPRFLFMWPNARISVMGGEQAAGVLAQVKRDQKTKAGEDWSVEAEAEFKQPIIDTYEKQGHPYYASARLWDDGVIDPSETRQVLGLAISASLNKEIEDTRFGIFRM
- a CDS encoding MerR family transcriptional regulator, translating into MATQKTATFSIGDLAKEFDITTRSIRFYEDQGLVIPERKGQTRIYNRRDRVRLKLILRGKRLGFSLAETGKLFELYDADKTSTSQLDTIKQLISDKKTALIQQLDDIKVVLMELDTLEKRCEMAHKELNQSNNLN
- a CDS encoding isovaleryl-CoA dehydrogenase, which gives rise to MISTFSSLNFNLGETVDMIRDTVNSFARDEIAPRAEQIDIDNEFPADLWRKFGDLGLLGMTVEEQYGGSDLGYLEHMVAMQEISRASASVGLSYGAMSNLCLNQLSKNGSHEQKMKYLPKLCSGEHIGALAMSEPNAGSDVVSMKLRADKKGDKYILNGNKMWITNGPDANVYVVYAKTDINAGSKGMTAFIVERDYPGFSRHQKLDKLGMRGSNTCELVFQDCEVPAENILGEEGKGVRVLMSGLDYERVVLSGGPLGIMDACMDLVVPYIHDRKQFGQSIGEFQLIQGKIADMYTQMNAAKSYAYMVAMACDRGETTRKDAAAVILYSAELATKMALDAIQLLGGNGYINEFPAGRLLRDAKLYEIGAGTSEIRRMLIGRELFSESK
- a CDS encoding acyl-CoA dehydrogenase family protein yields the protein MNFNLSEDQQMFADMASQFAQAEFAPLAAKWDSEHIFPKDVIAKAGELGFCGLYSPEDAGGLGLSRLDSSIIFEQLSMGCTATTAMITIHNMATWMIATWGTDTVKDEWCEGLVSGQQLASYCLTEPGAGSDAAALRTSCKKDGDEYVINGSKMFISGAGETDVLVAMVRTGGPGAKGISAVVIPANAAGVIYGKAEEKLGWNAQPTRLITFEDVRIPVANLLGAEGEGFAIAMKGLDGGRINIATCSIGTAQQALNTAMEYMQEREQFGKPIAAFQGMQFKLADMATELVAARQMVRLAAFKLDSNDPEKTAYCAMAKQFATDIGFKVCDAALQIHGGYGYIKEYPLERHFRDVRVHQILEGTNEIMRLIVSRRLLTEGAGQIL